One window of the Anaeromyxobacter dehalogenans 2CP-C genome contains the following:
- a CDS encoding PQQ-binding-like beta-propeller repeat protein has protein sequence MIRIRTGTSWRLDPDLTAALRRAAGPARTAATRAIVDALAIEVDGIDIAGGRAEGPLLPSLEALLRAVARVVGGAPHAAVAFHEGALELVLRRRGGSALLTLVSLARPSRVLARDVEVDLEALAAAALEAAAELCRELAEAAPAAARDAGRLRAAARDLRRTEAAPAPGPRPPVRARRPGPAPRPGRVACTVDLADDEGVLLAYPGGRPDLGSLLAPGVVRVVAEDGAELLALQGFPFLALRDLVAAAGAIVGAVRRREPALEVPLSRAGRAPARTLELDLAAGRVRAGGVARPAPPLALARAVAEAALDLCRLARARNPRQSENAYLAELEAAAAERLAQVEELAGGDLSAGPSAGQARARGAAIAAGAPLGPGRLRRLSFRRAWSVDVGAPAGPGLWNAGALTLAAGAEAVVAVDRARGEVAWRAAGGLRAAPLPGAVLVIGPGRLEALALRTGRPRWARTPPGADPEGAVALAGGPLVLVEPGALTGLEAATGRTLWRLELPGRPRLRAAAFGGVAVAASDAGFVYAVDAAGRLAWRVRAPGAPCCAPSAGRGACLVLAEAGAGTALLALDPSTGARRWEAPLDLVPAGPPIAWGPRLAVVGTVGGDPAVTALRDDGSADWTDAPPLTGAPAAAAAGPLLVLRDAAGALVALGRDGAVRWSRAAPPGHLPPGAAAPAVARGTLLVPGEGIACLALRTGEPVGAIPAVAPARLAVDGALRVAAMDLDGLTTGFRLATHLSVV, from the coding sequence ATGATCCGGATCCGCACGGGTACCAGCTGGCGCCTCGACCCCGACCTGACGGCCGCGCTCCGCCGCGCCGCCGGGCCGGCGCGCACGGCCGCCACCCGCGCCATCGTGGACGCGCTGGCCATCGAGGTGGACGGCATCGACATCGCCGGCGGCCGGGCCGAGGGCCCGCTCCTCCCCTCCCTGGAGGCGTTGCTGCGCGCCGTGGCGCGGGTGGTGGGGGGGGCCCCGCACGCGGCGGTGGCGTTCCACGAGGGCGCGCTCGAGCTGGTGCTCCGGCGGCGGGGCGGCAGCGCGCTCCTCACCCTCGTCTCGCTGGCCCGGCCCTCGCGCGTCCTCGCCCGGGACGTGGAGGTGGACCTCGAGGCGCTCGCCGCCGCGGCCCTGGAGGCGGCCGCCGAGCTGTGCCGGGAGCTGGCCGAGGCCGCCCCGGCGGCCGCGCGCGACGCGGGCCGCCTGCGCGCCGCCGCGCGGGACCTGCGCCGCACCGAGGCGGCGCCCGCCCCCGGACCGCGCCCGCCGGTGCGGGCCCGGCGGCCCGGCCCTGCTCCGCGCCCGGGCCGCGTCGCCTGCACGGTGGACCTGGCGGACGACGAGGGCGTCCTCCTCGCGTACCCGGGCGGCCGGCCGGATCTCGGCTCGCTGCTCGCGCCGGGGGTGGTGCGGGTGGTGGCCGAGGACGGCGCCGAGCTGCTGGCGCTGCAGGGGTTCCCGTTCCTGGCGCTGCGAGACCTCGTCGCGGCCGCGGGCGCGATCGTGGGGGCCGTCCGGCGGCGCGAGCCGGCGCTGGAGGTCCCGCTCTCGCGGGCGGGCCGCGCGCCGGCGCGCACGCTGGAGCTGGACCTCGCCGCCGGCCGGGTACGCGCGGGCGGCGTGGCGCGGCCGGCGCCGCCGCTGGCGCTGGCGCGGGCGGTCGCCGAGGCGGCGCTCGACCTGTGCCGGCTGGCCCGCGCGCGAAACCCGCGCCAGTCGGAGAACGCCTACCTGGCCGAGCTGGAGGCGGCCGCGGCGGAGCGGCTGGCGCAGGTCGAGGAGCTGGCCGGCGGCGATCTCTCCGCCGGGCCGTCCGCCGGGCAGGCCCGCGCCCGCGGCGCCGCGATCGCCGCCGGCGCGCCGCTCGGCCCGGGGCGCCTGCGGCGGCTGTCCTTCCGCCGGGCCTGGTCGGTGGACGTGGGCGCGCCGGCCGGCCCGGGGCTGTGGAACGCCGGGGCGCTCACGCTCGCCGCCGGCGCGGAGGCGGTGGTGGCGGTGGACCGCGCCCGCGGCGAGGTGGCCTGGCGCGCCGCCGGCGGCCTCCGGGCGGCGCCGCTGCCCGGGGCGGTGCTGGTGATCGGGCCCGGGCGCCTGGAGGCGCTCGCGCTGCGCACCGGGCGGCCGCGCTGGGCCCGCACGCCGCCCGGCGCCGATCCGGAGGGCGCGGTGGCGCTCGCCGGCGGGCCGCTCGTGCTGGTCGAGCCGGGGGCGCTCACCGGCCTCGAGGCCGCGACCGGGCGCACGCTGTGGCGCCTCGAGCTCCCGGGCCGGCCGCGCCTCCGGGCCGCCGCGTTCGGCGGCGTGGCGGTGGCCGCCTCCGACGCCGGCTTCGTCTACGCGGTGGACGCGGCGGGGCGGCTGGCCTGGCGCGTCCGCGCGCCCGGCGCGCCCTGCTGCGCGCCGTCCGCCGGACGCGGCGCCTGCCTGGTGCTGGCGGAGGCCGGCGCCGGCACGGCGCTCCTCGCGCTCGACCCGTCCACCGGCGCGCGCCGCTGGGAGGCGCCGCTCGACCTCGTCCCGGCCGGCCCGCCCATCGCGTGGGGCCCGCGCCTCGCCGTCGTGGGGACGGTGGGCGGCGATCCCGCGGTCACCGCGCTGCGCGACGACGGCAGCGCGGACTGGACCGACGCGCCGCCGCTCACCGGCGCGCCCGCGGCGGCCGCCGCCGGCCCGCTGCTCGTGCTCCGCGACGCCGCCGGCGCGCTGGTGGCGCTCGGGCGCGACGGCGCGGTGCGCTGGAGCCGGGCCGCGCCGCCGGGCCACCTGCCGCCGGGCGCGGCCGCGCCCGCGGTGGCGCGCGGGACGCTGCTCGTGCCGGGCGAGGGGATCGCCTGCCTGGCGCTGCGCACCGGGGAGCCGGTGGGTGCCATCCCGGCGGTCGCCCCGGCGCGGCTGGCCGTGGACGGGGCGCTGCGCGTCGCCGCGATGGACCTCGACGGCCTGACCACCGGGTTCCGGCTGGCCACCCACCTCAGCGTGGTGTGA
- a CDS encoding HEAT repeat domain-containing protein: MAVGIAAGALLVAAACRPGTPPLHVVSIRAEPGALAGPLVEAGLDPAALESAARDALAGAGFRLGEGKRPHQARVDVVGIRFVPGPPGGVARVETAVQLELVPAEGTEGTAVRETATGAATLAAGPADAWRAALALAARGAADALALASAEDAKSTAAVVRDLGADDARVRRHAVRVAGERRAREAVPALVERLRDPEPEVAHLAVGALGQIRDPRAVAPLIDLSQRGDGGMALALVRIIGDIGGPEAEGYLLTLEAGHPEPRVRAAARAALAELRARDAEAGRVAGK; this comes from the coding sequence ATGGCGGTGGGGATCGCGGCGGGCGCGCTCCTCGTCGCCGCCGCCTGCCGGCCCGGGACGCCCCCGCTGCACGTCGTGTCGATCCGCGCCGAGCCCGGCGCGCTGGCGGGCCCGCTGGTGGAGGCCGGCCTGGACCCCGCCGCGCTGGAGTCGGCCGCGCGCGACGCGCTCGCCGGCGCCGGCTTCCGGCTGGGCGAGGGGAAGCGCCCGCACCAGGCCCGCGTGGACGTGGTGGGCATCCGCTTCGTGCCGGGGCCGCCCGGCGGCGTGGCGCGGGTGGAGACCGCGGTGCAGCTGGAGCTGGTCCCCGCCGAGGGGACCGAGGGCACCGCCGTGCGCGAGACCGCGACCGGCGCCGCCACGCTCGCGGCCGGGCCCGCCGACGCGTGGCGGGCCGCGCTGGCGCTCGCCGCGCGCGGCGCCGCCGACGCGCTCGCGCTGGCGTCGGCGGAGGACGCGAAGTCCACGGCCGCGGTGGTGCGAGACCTCGGCGCGGACGACGCGCGGGTGCGGCGGCACGCGGTGCGGGTGGCGGGCGAGCGGCGCGCGCGCGAGGCGGTGCCGGCCCTCGTCGAGCGCCTGCGGGATCCGGAGCCGGAGGTGGCGCACCTGGCGGTGGGCGCGCTCGGCCAGATCCGCGACCCGCGGGCGGTGGCCCCGCTCATCGACCTCTCGCAGCGCGGCGACGGCGGCATGGCGCTGGCGCTGGTGCGCATCATCGGCGACATCGGCGGGCCCGAGGCGGAGGGTTACCTGCTCACGCTCGAGGCCGGTCACCCGGAGCCGCGGGTGCGCGCCGCGGCCCGCGCCGCGCTCGCCGAGCTGCGCGCGCGCGACGCCGAGGCCGGCCGCGTGGCGGGCAAGTAG
- a CDS encoding homoserine dehydrogenase: MREVGIGIAGFGVVGGGVLSILRQHAEDIEARLGGRIVVRRVALRDLDKERSIDVDPALLTTRLEDLLDDPAIQVVVELIGGVDQAFELVCGALERGKHVVTANKALLAARGEEIFRLARARGVDVYYEAAVCGGVPIIRTLREALASDRITALHGIVNGTTNFILTAMAEKGEPIERALAEAQRLGYAEADPTLDVSGGDAAQKLCVLAQLAFGAALRPADVLTEGIMALKPEDFRWAREFGYALKLLAVARRCGPAEGAAPGAQDQLEARVHPAFIPAGSLLAGVRGAMNAVVLHSEALGASMLYGQGAGAMPTGSAVVSDIIDLTRNILAGSPGRVPLPPAEPLVSVRPHAEVRCAYYLNFSVQDAPGVLARIASQLAARHISIAAVQQREQNDQGQPVPLVIVTHVAREADLRAAIADIDRDPTTLAPTRLIRIENV; this comes from the coding sequence ATGCGCGAGGTCGGGATCGGGATCGCCGGGTTCGGCGTGGTGGGCGGCGGGGTGCTGTCCATCCTGCGCCAGCACGCGGAGGACATCGAGGCGCGGCTGGGCGGGCGGATCGTGGTCCGGCGCGTGGCGCTGCGCGACCTGGACAAGGAGCGCTCGATCGACGTCGATCCCGCGCTGCTCACCACGCGGCTCGAGGACCTGCTCGACGACCCCGCCATCCAGGTGGTGGTCGAGCTGATCGGCGGCGTGGACCAGGCGTTCGAGCTGGTGTGCGGGGCGCTGGAGCGCGGCAAGCACGTGGTCACCGCCAACAAGGCGCTGCTGGCGGCGCGCGGCGAGGAGATCTTCCGGCTGGCCCGCGCGCGCGGGGTGGACGTCTACTACGAGGCCGCGGTCTGCGGCGGCGTGCCCATCATCCGCACGCTGCGCGAGGCGCTCGCCTCCGACCGGATCACCGCGCTGCACGGCATCGTCAACGGCACCACCAACTTCATCCTCACCGCCATGGCCGAGAAGGGCGAGCCCATCGAGCGGGCGCTGGCCGAGGCGCAGCGGCTGGGCTACGCCGAGGCCGACCCCACGCTCGACGTGTCCGGCGGCGACGCGGCGCAGAAGCTGTGCGTGCTCGCGCAGCTCGCGTTCGGGGCGGCGCTCCGGCCCGCGGACGTGCTCACCGAGGGCATCATGGCGCTGAAGCCGGAGGACTTCCGGTGGGCGCGCGAGTTCGGCTACGCGCTGAAGCTGCTGGCGGTGGCCCGGCGCTGCGGCCCGGCCGAGGGCGCCGCGCCCGGCGCGCAGGACCAGCTCGAGGCCCGCGTGCACCCCGCCTTCATCCCGGCCGGCTCGCTGCTCGCCGGCGTCCGCGGGGCCATGAACGCGGTGGTGCTCCACTCGGAGGCGCTGGGCGCCTCCATGCTGTACGGGCAGGGCGCCGGCGCGATGCCCACCGGCAGCGCGGTGGTGTCGGACATCATCGACCTCACCCGCAACATCCTGGCCGGCAGCCCCGGGCGCGTGCCGCTGCCGCCGGCCGAGCCGCTCGTCTCGGTGCGGCCGCACGCCGAGGTGCGCTGCGCGTACTACCTGAACTTCTCCGTGCAGGACGCGCCCGGCGTGCTCGCGCGCATCGCCTCGCAGCTCGCCGCGCGCCACATCTCCATCGCGGCGGTGCAGCAGCGCGAGCAGAACGACCAGGGCCAGCCGGTGCCGCTGGTGATCGTGACGCACGTGGCCCGCGAGGCCGACCTGCGCGCCGCCATCGCCGACATCGACCGCGACCCGACCACGCTCGCGCCGACGCGCCTCATCCGCATCGAGAACGTCTGA
- a CDS encoding HTH domain-containing protein, whose translation MTFTEAAIEVLRREGKPLHFRKIAEIAIRENLLDHVGKIPEETLADQLAAHCRLPHAERRVLPVQPGTFALSEWGLDEDPLGLENLIEPPPENELPYRSRERHPSPSREMARATGRDERGRGRRREEEDRRARRFPPPAEVAYEILAGAGRALTLAEIALQGTERMLMPDAFVRDTASLSAALAEDNRRREASGRHPLFQVEGEAVTLIAQPEPGERPAAPAPRPAAAAPGDLRRAALAALRRRLRECEPPAVEHVAIRMLEKLGYREVKVAKRGREHVVCTARKRIGLADLRHAVRIVRTGAEASRRDVTDLRRDLVHYGAQLGVVVTAGDAARDARGEASAAGQLPVILLCGEAFAEAMTEAGLGCVPVVVPEVDDAFFQAAAEAAAAEEAARLARREERDRREDRGERGERADRGERGDRDRRREERREPRRDERPRPAAEGVAVEASAAPAPEGIEPAVAAGARVIEVPAELAAEELPAALPPGAGPIEDDDEGGEDEGPEGAEGPEGEDEPAEVAANGAAGEAGAGERRRRRRRRRRRGGRGRNREGAGPQAAGAPAEGAAPAAGTAAGAGEPAWPTAVPEPAPRTTPPPLPSGPPPAAEPPAPAAAPAASAPAGEPAPDRAASSEPPPEPGRGDPEA comes from the coding sequence ATGACCTTCACCGAAGCCGCCATCGAGGTGCTGCGGCGCGAGGGGAAGCCTCTCCACTTCAGGAAGATCGCCGAGATCGCCATCCGGGAGAACCTGCTCGACCACGTCGGCAAGATCCCGGAGGAAACCCTGGCCGATCAGCTCGCCGCACACTGCCGGCTCCCCCACGCCGAGCGGCGCGTCCTCCCCGTTCAGCCCGGCACCTTCGCGCTGTCCGAGTGGGGGCTCGACGAGGATCCCCTCGGCCTCGAGAACCTGATCGAGCCGCCGCCGGAGAACGAGCTGCCCTACCGCAGCCGGGAGCGGCACCCGTCGCCCTCGCGCGAGATGGCGCGGGCCACCGGCCGCGACGAGCGGGGCCGCGGCCGGCGCCGCGAGGAGGAGGATCGCCGCGCGCGCCGCTTCCCGCCGCCCGCCGAGGTCGCCTACGAGATCCTGGCCGGCGCCGGCCGCGCGCTCACGCTGGCCGAGATCGCCCTGCAGGGCACCGAGCGGATGCTCATGCCGGACGCGTTCGTCCGCGACACCGCGTCGCTGTCCGCCGCGCTCGCCGAGGACAACCGCCGGCGCGAGGCGTCCGGCCGCCACCCGCTCTTCCAGGTGGAGGGCGAGGCCGTCACGCTCATCGCCCAGCCGGAGCCCGGCGAGCGTCCCGCCGCCCCGGCCCCGCGGCCGGCGGCCGCAGCCCCCGGCGACCTGCGCCGCGCCGCCCTGGCCGCCCTGCGGCGGCGGCTGCGCGAGTGCGAGCCGCCCGCCGTCGAGCACGTCGCGATCCGGATGCTCGAGAAGCTTGGCTACCGCGAGGTGAAGGTCGCCAAGCGCGGCCGCGAGCACGTGGTCTGCACCGCGCGCAAGCGCATCGGCCTCGCCGACCTGCGGCACGCGGTCCGCATCGTCCGCACCGGCGCGGAGGCGTCGCGCCGCGACGTGACCGACCTGCGCCGCGACCTCGTCCACTACGGCGCGCAGCTGGGCGTGGTGGTCACCGCGGGCGACGCGGCGCGCGACGCGCGCGGCGAGGCGTCCGCCGCCGGCCAGCTCCCGGTCATCCTGCTCTGCGGCGAGGCCTTCGCCGAGGCGATGACCGAGGCCGGCCTGGGCTGCGTGCCGGTGGTGGTGCCGGAGGTGGACGACGCGTTCTTCCAGGCCGCCGCCGAGGCCGCCGCGGCCGAGGAGGCCGCCCGGCTGGCGCGGCGCGAGGAGCGCGACCGGCGCGAGGACCGCGGCGAGCGCGGCGAGCGCGCCGACCGCGGCGAGCGCGGCGACCGCGATCGGCGCCGGGAGGAGCGGCGCGAGCCGCGGCGCGACGAGCGCCCGCGCCCGGCGGCGGAGGGCGTGGCGGTCGAGGCGTCCGCCGCGCCGGCGCCGGAGGGGATCGAGCCGGCGGTCGCGGCCGGTGCGCGCGTGATCGAGGTCCCGGCGGAGCTGGCGGCGGAGGAGCTCCCCGCCGCGCTCCCGCCCGGCGCCGGGCCGATCGAGGACGACGACGAGGGAGGCGAGGACGAGGGGCCGGAGGGCGCCGAGGGGCCCGAGGGCGAGGACGAGCCGGCGGAGGTCGCCGCGAACGGCGCCGCGGGCGAGGCGGGCGCGGGCGAGCGCCGCCGCCGTCGTCGCCGCCGCCGCCGCCGGGGCGGCCGCGGGCGCAACCGCGAGGGCGCCGGCCCGCAGGCCGCAGGCGCGCCGGCGGAGGGCGCAGCGCCCGCCGCCGGGACCGCCGCCGGCGCGGGCGAGCCCGCCTGGCCCACCGCGGTGCCGGAGCCCGCGCCCCGGACCACGCCGCCGCCCCTTCCTTCCGGACCGCCGCCTGCCGCCGAGCCCCCGGCTCCGGCCGCCGCGCCGGCGGCCTCGGCCCCGGCCGGCGAGCCCGCGCCCGACCGCGCGGCCTCGTCCGAGCCGCCGCCCGAGCCCGGCCGCGGCGATCCCGAGGCCTGA
- a CDS encoding metallophosphoesterase family protein yields the protein MRIGIISDIHSNLEALSESLAALERLRPDRIYCLGDVVGYGASVNECCALVRKVAEVTLLGNHDAAVAGRMDYSFYYDAARHALDWTAARIDPDHLEWLRALPYTHRLPGVGLSHGNPAAPQAYEYVFAKEQARDLVPHLDGLEDVNFVGHSHLCKSFAIHPSGDVNEVVATRFGLRRGYKYVISVGSVGQPRDCDNRACFVTYDTEERVVEFHRVPYDIETAAQKIFDADLALNFGKRLFLGV from the coding sequence ATGCGCATCGGGATCATCTCCGACATCCACTCGAACCTCGAGGCCCTGAGCGAGTCGCTGGCCGCGCTGGAGCGCCTGCGCCCGGATCGCATCTACTGCCTGGGCGACGTGGTCGGCTACGGCGCGAGCGTGAACGAGTGCTGCGCGCTGGTGCGCAAGGTGGCCGAGGTGACGCTGCTCGGCAACCACGACGCCGCGGTGGCCGGGCGGATGGACTACAGCTTCTACTACGACGCCGCCCGCCACGCGCTCGACTGGACCGCGGCGCGCATCGACCCGGACCACCTCGAGTGGCTGCGGGCGCTGCCGTACACCCACCGGCTCCCGGGCGTCGGCCTCAGCCACGGCAACCCGGCCGCGCCGCAGGCGTACGAGTACGTGTTCGCGAAGGAGCAGGCGAGGGACCTCGTCCCGCACCTCGACGGGCTCGAGGACGTGAACTTCGTGGGCCACTCCCACCTGTGCAAGTCGTTCGCGATCCACCCGTCGGGCGACGTGAACGAGGTGGTGGCGACGCGGTTCGGGCTGCGCCGCGGCTACAAGTACGTGATCTCGGTGGGCTCGGTGGGGCAGCCGCGCGACTGCGACAACCGCGCCTGCTTCGTCACCTACGACACCGAGGAGCGCGTGGTGGAGTTCCACCGCGTGCCCTACGACATCGAGACCGCGGCGCAGAAGATCTTCGACGCCGACCTCGCCCTGAACTTCGGCAAGCGGCTGTTCCTGGGCGTGTGA
- the glpX gene encoding class II fructose-bisphosphatase, whose product MDRNLALEVVRVTEAAALASARLMGRGDRNGADQAAVEAMRKAFNDIAIRGEVVIGEGERDEAPMLYIGEKVGRCRDGDAEMEIAVDPLEGTNLCATGAPNALSVIAMGEKGRLLRAPDTYMEKIAVGPRARGAVDLRRTPTENLRRVADALGKYVEDLTVVILDRPRHAKLVREVREAGARIKLIGDGDVAGALNTCFPDTGVDVLMGIGGAPEGVIAAAALRCVGGDLQGRLVFRNDAERERARGYGVKDLDRVMGAEELAGGNVMFAATGVTHGDFLKGVRFTGDGARTHSVVMRSRTGTIRYIETEHHFTRSPDYGW is encoded by the coding sequence ATGGATCGGAACCTCGCGCTCGAGGTGGTCCGCGTCACCGAGGCCGCCGCGCTGGCCTCCGCCCGGCTGATGGGCCGGGGCGATCGCAACGGCGCCGACCAGGCCGCGGTCGAGGCCATGCGCAAGGCGTTCAACGACATCGCCATCCGCGGGGAGGTGGTGATCGGGGAGGGCGAGCGCGACGAGGCGCCGATGCTGTACATCGGCGAGAAGGTGGGTCGCTGCCGGGACGGCGACGCCGAGATGGAGATCGCGGTGGACCCGCTGGAGGGCACGAACCTGTGCGCGACCGGGGCGCCCAACGCGCTCAGCGTCATCGCCATGGGCGAGAAGGGCCGGCTGCTGCGCGCGCCCGACACGTACATGGAGAAGATCGCGGTCGGGCCCCGCGCCCGCGGGGCGGTGGACCTGCGGCGCACGCCCACCGAGAACCTGCGCCGCGTCGCCGACGCGCTGGGCAAGTACGTCGAGGACCTCACCGTGGTGATCCTCGACCGGCCCCGCCACGCGAAGCTGGTCCGCGAGGTCCGCGAGGCGGGCGCGCGCATCAAGCTCATCGGCGACGGCGACGTGGCCGGCGCGCTCAACACCTGCTTCCCGGACACCGGCGTGGACGTGCTGATGGGCATCGGGGGCGCGCCCGAGGGCGTGATCGCCGCCGCGGCGCTCCGCTGCGTGGGCGGCGACCTGCAGGGCCGGCTGGTGTTCCGCAACGACGCCGAGCGCGAGCGCGCCCGCGGGTATGGGGTGAAGGACCTGGACCGGGTGATGGGCGCGGAGGAGCTGGCCGGCGGCAACGTCATGTTCGCCGCCACCGGCGTCACCCACGGCGACTTCCTCAAGGGCGTGCGCTTCACCGGCGACGGCGCCCGCACGCACTCCGTCGTGATGCGGTCGCGCACCGGGACGATCCGCTACATCGAGACCGAGCACCACTTCACCCGCAGCCCGGACTACGGCTGGTAG
- a CDS encoding acyl-CoA thioesterase, whose translation MVKTELRVIYGDTDQMGVVYYGNYLRFFEAGRNEFIRAKGLRYRDFEEAYALRLPVVDAQVSYRSPARYDDLVAVETSLAEVRRASARFEYRIVRDGELLATGSTVHACVDLDGRVRRMPPELLSRLSVGEAPAGPGKGG comes from the coding sequence ATGGTGAAGACGGAGCTCCGGGTCATCTACGGCGACACCGACCAGATGGGCGTCGTCTACTACGGCAACTACCTGCGCTTCTTCGAGGCGGGCCGGAACGAGTTCATCCGCGCCAAGGGGCTGCGCTACCGCGACTTCGAGGAGGCGTACGCGCTGCGCCTGCCGGTGGTGGACGCGCAGGTGAGCTACCGCAGCCCGGCCCGCTACGACGACCTCGTCGCGGTGGAGACCTCGCTCGCCGAGGTGCGCCGCGCCTCGGCCCGCTTCGAGTACCGCATCGTCCGGGACGGCGAGCTGCTCGCCACCGGCTCCACCGTCCACGCCTGCGTGGACCTGGACGGGCGCGTGCGCCGCATGCCCCCGGAGCTGCTGTCGCGGCTCTCGGTGGGCGAGGCGCCCGCCGGCCCGGGGAAGGGAGGCTGA
- a CDS encoding PfkB family carbohydrate kinase — MALLVVGSVALDSLETPFGRREDVLGGSASYFSACSSFFGPTRLVAVVGEDFPEEHVRFLAGRDVDLAGLSREPGRTFRWKGRYEFDLNTAHTLDTQLNVFAGFRPVLPPGFRNSEFVFLGNIDPDLQRAVLDQVERPRFVGCDTMNYWITSKRASLLETLKRVDMLFVNDAEARQLAGEHNVVKAARAILSLGPKALVVKRGEYGALFFSGDEVFAASAFPLPEVFDPTGAGDSFAGGFMGYLAHRGRADVATMRRAIVLGSVLASFAVEQFSLDRLRTLRPEEIRARYAEARGLAHFDDLENDLFNGAATPG, encoded by the coding sequence ATGGCCCTGCTCGTCGTCGGCTCCGTCGCGCTCGACTCGCTCGAGACCCCCTTCGGCCGCCGCGAGGACGTGCTGGGCGGCTCCGCGTCGTACTTCTCGGCCTGCTCGAGCTTCTTCGGCCCGACGCGGCTGGTGGCCGTGGTGGGGGAGGACTTCCCCGAGGAGCACGTGCGCTTCCTGGCCGGGCGCGACGTGGACCTGGCCGGCCTCTCGCGCGAGCCGGGCAGGACCTTCCGCTGGAAGGGGCGCTACGAGTTCGACCTCAACACCGCGCACACGCTGGACACGCAGCTCAACGTGTTCGCCGGGTTCCGGCCGGTGCTCCCGCCCGGCTTCCGCAACTCGGAGTTCGTGTTCCTCGGCAACATCGACCCGGACCTGCAGCGCGCGGTGCTCGACCAGGTGGAGCGGCCCCGCTTCGTGGGCTGCGACACCATGAACTACTGGATCACCTCGAAGCGCGCGAGCCTGCTCGAGACGCTGAAGCGCGTGGACATGCTGTTCGTCAACGACGCGGAGGCGCGCCAGCTCGCCGGCGAGCACAACGTGGTGAAGGCGGCGCGCGCCATCCTCTCGCTCGGGCCGAAGGCGCTGGTGGTGAAGCGCGGCGAGTACGGCGCGCTGTTCTTCTCCGGGGACGAGGTCTTCGCCGCCTCGGCGTTCCCGCTGCCCGAGGTCTTCGACCCCACCGGCGCGGGCGACAGCTTCGCGGGCGGGTTCATGGGCTACCTCGCGCACCGCGGCCGCGCGGACGTCGCCACCATGCGGCGCGCCATCGTGCTCGGGAGCGTGCTGGCGAGCTTCGCGGTGGAGCAGTTCTCGCTCGACCGGCTCCGCACGCTCCGCCCCGAGGAGATCCGGGCGCGCTACGCCGAGGCGCGCGGCCTCGCCCACTTCGACGACCTCGAAAACGATCTCTTCAACGGCGCGGCCACCCCGGGTTGA
- a CDS encoding type II toxin-antitoxin system RatA family toxin — MSVVTQEVFIDAPIDRVYDVIVDYARYPEFVPGIKGCRVLAGGPGRRVEYELDLGIKRIKYVLRHEEERPRKVTWSLQSGELMKVSNGSWELHAEGDRTRAHYSVEILISKPPLVPQAVIDRISDELTKVNLPRNLHAFKARAESLR; from the coding sequence ATGTCGGTCGTCACGCAGGAGGTCTTCATCGACGCGCCCATCGACCGCGTCTACGACGTGATCGTGGACTACGCGCGCTACCCGGAGTTCGTGCCCGGCATCAAGGGCTGCCGCGTGCTCGCCGGCGGGCCGGGCAGGCGGGTGGAGTACGAGCTCGACCTCGGCATCAAGCGGATCAAGTACGTGCTGCGGCACGAGGAGGAGCGCCCGCGGAAGGTGACCTGGTCGCTCCAGTCCGGCGAGCTCATGAAGGTCTCGAACGGCTCCTGGGAGCTCCACGCCGAGGGCGATCGCACCCGCGCGCACTACTCCGTCGAGATCCTGATCTCCAAGCCGCCGCTGGTCCCGCAGGCGGTCATCGACCGGATCAGCGACGAGCTCACCAAGGTGAACCTCCCCCGCAACCTGCACGCCTTCAAGGCGCGGGCGGAGTCGCTGCGCTGA